In the genome of Pseudomonas sp. Teo4, the window CGATGGCCTGCCAGATGTCGTGCACCTTGACCTGGCCATTTTCGATGGACACCTCGGCAATCACCGCCGCCTCGGAGCCGAACGGCGACGCCATGGCGATGCCTCGGGCGCGCTTGCTGCCATCCTCGGCGGTGAACGGGCCGCGTTTCCAGCCGCCGGACAGTTCCTCGACGGCTTTTAACAGGTTGGTCAGCCGCGGGTTGTCTTTAAGCAGGTGCTGGCGCAGTTCGAACGGATCCTTGCCGCCCTTGTCGGCCAGTTCGTCGAGGAAGGCCTCGTAGAAGAAGTCGTTCAGCGAATTGCCCACCGAGCGCCAGTAGCCCAGCATCACCGGGCCTTTGACGTAGATTTGCGCAATGCGCTTGTTGGCAATGGCATACGACTTGCCGGAAAGCCCCTCCAGCGCGGTGGGGTCGATTTTCTCGCCCTGTTTGCCGGCCAGGGCCTCGGTTGGCCCTTCGGTGGCACTGACCGCCTCGATGGCGACCGGTAGGCCGTCGGCATCCAGCGCAGCGCGGAACTTGACCACCGCCATGGGCCGATGCACGTCACGCAGGAACTCTTCCTCGCGGGTCCAGATGAGTTTGACCGGTCGGCCGACCGCTTTGGCCAGTTCAATGGCCTGCGGGTAAGGGTTGGCCGACTCGTACAGAAAGTGCCGCCCGAAGAAACCGCCCAGCAGCGGCGAGTGCAGGGTGATGCGCGCCGGGTCCAGGCCGGTGCGCTTGGCGATGTCGTCGCGGAACATGTCGGGTGCCTGGTTGGGCAGCCAGACGTCCAGCGAGCCGTCGGGGTTGAAGCGGGCGATGGCCGACGGCGGCTCCAGCTGGGCATGGTTGAGGTACTGGTTGTGGTAGGTGGCCTCGACCGTGGTCTTGGCATCGGCCAGCGCCTTGGCCACATCGCCTGCGACTTCATCGTCACGGGCCGGCCCGGTTTCGGCGGCCAGGCGTTCACGGAAGGCGTCGCTGGAAAAGTCGGCCGGCATGGCCCGCAGTTTCGAGTCGGCCGCAGGCTCTTGCCAATCGACCTGTATGGCCTCGACCGCACGCTTGGCGTGCCACCAGCGTTCGGCCACCACCGCCACGGCGCCTGGCAGGCGATGCACCGAATGCACCCCCTTCATGGCCTTGACCTGGTCTTCGTTGCGCAGGCTGCCAACGGTCATGCCCAGGCGCGGTGCATGCTGCACGGCGGCATGCAGCATGCCGTCGACCTTGATGTCGATGGTGTACTGCGCCTTGCCGGTGGATTTGTCGTAGGCATCGACCCGGCGCACGGGTTTGCCGATCCAGCGGAACTGGCTGGGGTCGCGCAGCTTCACGCTGGCCGGGTCCGGCACGGGCAGGTCCATGGCACGTGCGGCCAGTTCACCATAGGCCAGCGAGCGGCCAGAGGCGGCATGCAGCACTTTGCCAGGCTCGGTGCTCAGCTCGCCGACTGGTACACCGAGTTGTTCGGCAGCGGCCTGCAGCAGCATGGCCCGGGCCAGGGCGCCGAGACGGCGCATGGTCGGGTAGCTCATGCGCACCGACATGCTGCCACCGGTAATGCGCATGCCGTTTTCCATCACCACGTAGGTTTCGCCGGGCGGCGCGCTGTCGAGCACGAAGGTGGCAGGGTCGGCATCCAGCTCTTCGCCGACGATCTGCGCCATGGCCGTGTAGACGCCCTGGCCGCCTTCCATGAACGGGCACAGCAGGCGCACGGTGCTGTCCGGGCGAATTTCCAGAAATGCCGGCACCTGGGTGCCGCGCTCTGCGGTGGCGGCCGCTGCGGCCTGGACACGGGCCGAGCCCAGCGGCAGGCCGAAGCCCAGGACCAGTGCGCCGACCGCTGTGCCGGCCAGAAAGCGCCGACGCGACAGGTTGACCGTTTCGCCCAACGGCAGCTTCAGCAGGTCGTCAGGGGTGTCGATGCGAATGTTCATCAGGCTTTACCCCCTTCGGCCAGTTCATGCACCGCCGCGTGAATGGCGTTGTAGGTGCCGCAGCGGCACAGGTTGACCATCGCCGCGTCGATCTGCGCGTCACTGGGTTTGGGGGTGTGCTTGAGCAGCGCGGTGGCGGCCATCACCTGGCCGGACTGGCAGTAGCCGCACTGGGCCACCTGGTGCTCGACCCAGGCCGCGACCACGCGCTTGCCCACCTCGTCGGCTTCGATGGCCTCGATGGTGGTCACTTCGCGGCCGACCACGCCCGCCACGGGCGTGACGCAGGCACGCACCACGTTGCCGTCCACCAGCACCGAGCAGGCGCCGCACTGGGCCAGGCCACAGCCGTATTTGGTACCGGTCAGGCCCAGGTCGTCACGAATCACCCACAGCAGGGGCGTGTCGGCGTCGGCCTCGACCTGGTAGGTCTTCTGGTTGATCCGTAGTTCCATGGTTCACCTGCTGATCATCGGTTGCTGTCGCATGTTCTTTTTGAGTGGGGAATACGTTGTTCCCCAATCCAGAAACGCTAGCACAGGGGGATGACCGTTGGTCTGGTGCAGGGCGCAGGTTCAGAGGATCAGGCAAGCAATCCGGTGGAATGCGCAAGCCGGCTCTTACACGTCTATGTGGGAGCCTCTGTCTTGTGTTGTCTGTACTGGCCTCATCGCCGGCAAGCCGGCTCCCACAGGTACTGCAGTGATCTCAAGGTCGGCGCGGTTCATGTGGGAGCCGGCTTGCCGGCGATAAGGCCCGTACAGACAAACAGGACTTCCAGGCCGAAAACCCGGATAATGCCGGCCAATTTCGTTTTGCACGCTTAAATCACGGTAATTCCCGCATGGAAATCAAGGTCAATTTTCTCGACAACCTTCGCCTAGAAGCCAAGTTCGACGACTTCACGGTCATCGCCGACCAGCCGATCCGTTACAAGGGCGATGGCTCGGCGCCGGGTCCGTTCGACTACTTCCTGGCGTCGTCGGCCTTGTGTGCGGCCTATTTCGTGAAGCTGTACTGCCAGACGCGGAACATCCCCACCGAGAACATCCGTCTTTCGCAGAACAACATCGTCGACCCGGAAAACCGCTACAACCAGATCTTCAAGATCCAGGTCGAGCTGCCCGAAGACATTTCCGAGAAGGACCGCCAGGGCATCCTGCGCTCCATCGACCGCTGCACGGTGAAGAAGGTGGTGCAGACCGGCCCCGAGTTCATCATCGAGGAAGTCGACAACCTCGATGCCGACGCCCAGGGCCTGCTGATGCCGGTGGCCGATTCCACCACCTACATCGCCGGCAAGGACCTGCCGCTTGAGCAGACCATCGCCAACATGTCGTCGATCCTGGCTGGGTTGGGCATGAAGATCGAGATCGCCTCGTGGCGCAACATCGTGCCTAACGTGTGGTCGCTGCATGTACGCGATGCGCAGTCGCCGATGTGCTTCACCAACGGCAAGGGCGCAACCAAAGAGGCCGCACTGGCCTCGGCGCTGGGCGAGTTCATCGAGCGGCTGAACTGCAACTTCTTCTACAACGACCAGTTCTGGGGCGAGGAAATCGCCAACGCGCCGTTCGTGCACTACCCCAACGAGCGCTGGTTCAAGCCTGGGCCCAAGGATGCGCTGCCGGTGGAAATCCTCGACGCGTACTGCCTGGACATCTACAACGGCGATGGCGAGCTGCGTGGCTCGCACCTGTACGACACCAACTCGGGTAACACCGAGCGCGGCATCTGCTCGCTGCCATTCGTGCGTCAGTCGGACGATGAGGTGGTCTACTTCCCGTCCAACCTGATCGAAAACCTGTTCCTCAGCAACGGCATGAGCGCAGGCAACACCCTGGCCGAAGCCCAGGTGCAGTGCCTGTCGGAAATCTTCGAGCGCGCGGTGAAACGCGAGATCCTCGAAGGCGAGCTGGCCCTGCCGGATGTGCCGCAAGAGGTGCTGGCCAAGTACCCCGGCATCCTGGCCGGTATCCAGGGCCTTGAAGAGCAGGGCTTCCCGGTGCTGGTCAAGGATGCCTCGCTGGGCGGTGAGTTCCCGGTGATGTGCGTGACCTTGATGAACCCGCGCACCGGTGGCGTGTTCGCCTCGTTCGGCGCCCACCCAAGCTTCGAGGTGGCGCTGGAGCGCAGCCTCACCGAACTGCTGCAGGGCCGCAGCTTCGAAGGCCTGAACGACCTGCCGCAGCCGACCTTCGAAAGCCACGCATTGACCGAACCGAACAACTTCGTCGAGCACTTCATCGATTCCAGCGGTGTGGTGTCGTGGCGCTTCTTCAGTGCCAAGGCCGATTTCGAATTCGTCGAGTGGGACTTCTCCGGCCAGGGCGAGGACTCGAACGTTCAGGAGGCCGAAACCCTGTTCGGCATTCTCGAAGACATGGGCAAGGAAGTGTACATGGCGGTGTACGACGACCTCGGCGCCAATGCCTGCCGCATTCTGGTGCCGGGCTACTCGGAGATCTACCCGGTCGAGGACCTGATCTGGGACAACACCAACCGTGCCCTGGCGTTCCGTGCCGATATCCTCAACCTGCACAGCCTCGAAAACCGCGCGCTGCGTGCGTTGCTCAAGCGCCTGGATAACTGCGAGGTGGACGATTACACCACCATCACCACCCTGATCGGCGTCGAGTTCGACGAAAACACGGTGTGGGGCCAGTTGACCATCCTCGAGCTCAAGCTGCTGATCTGCCTGGCCTTGCAGCGTTTCGAAGACGCCAAGGAGCTGGTCGAAGCCTTCTTGCAGTTCAACGACAACACCGTCGAGCGCGGCCTGTTCTACCAGGCCCTGAACGTGGTGCTGGAAGTGGTGCTGGATGACGAGCTGGAAATGGCCGATTACGAAGTCAACTTCCGCCGCATGTTCGGCAACCCGCGCATGGACGCGGTGCTGGGCTCGGTGGACGGCAGCGTGCGCTTCCATGGCCTGACCCCGACCAGCCTCAAGCTCGAAGGCCTCGACCGTCACCTGCGCCTGATCGAAAGCTACAAGAAGCTGCACGCCGCACGGGCCAACGCCGCCAAGTAAGGGTCAGTCGGGCGCGACGTTGCACCGGTTGCGCCCGAGCCGTTTGGCTTCGTACATGGCCTTGTCCGCCCGCGCCAGCACCTCTTCGGGGGTGTGACTGGCGCCCCCGGCACCGCGCACGTAAATGCCGATACTGGCGCCGATGGTCACCTGCGTGTCGCCGAAGCGGAACGGGTTGGCCAGGGTATCGCACAGCTTGCGTCCGATATCCCGGGCCGCGGCCTGGTTGGCCACTGAAAGGGCAATGACGATGAACTCGTCTCCGGCCAGGCGGGCCACCACATCGTTGGCCCGCATCACCGCCAGCATTCGGCTGGAGGCCGCCTGCAGCAGCAGGTCGCCGGTTTCGTGGCCGCATTCGTCGTTGACCTTCTTGAAGCCGTCCAGGTCGATGAAGTACAGCGCGAAGGCGATCTGTTGGCGCAGCGCGTAGGCCAGCTCGTGATGTAGCACCGCACGGTTGGGCAACCCGGTCAGCGGGTCGAGGGTCGCCTGGTCGAGCAACGACTTCTCGCGTTTCTTGCGCTCGGTCACGTCCAGCGACATCACGAAAAAGCCTTCGACCTTGCCCTGGCGTACGTCAGGCACGTAGCTGGTGTGCCAGACACGTGGATCGGCGGGGTTGTAGCGCACATCGTCAGCCTCCACGCGCTCGCCGGCCAGCGCCTTTTGGAAGAACGGCAGCAAGTGTTCGTACACATGCGTGGGCAGCACTTCGTCGACCTTGCGACCTTTCAGGTGGACCGGGTCCAGGTCAAAGATCTCCTTGTACAAGGCGTTGTTGAAACGGTACCTGAGCGCCGTGTCGATGTGTGCGATCAATACCGGCAGGTTGTCGGCAATGGCCTGCAGCGTGGTCTGGCTGCGTTGCAGGTCTTCGGTGCGCTGGGCCACCTGCTGCTCCAGCGAGGCCTGGTATTGCTGCAGGCGCAACTGGCTGCGGCGTACTTCGGTGATGTCGCGCACCGAGGCTACCAGCTGCGTGGGCGAGCCGTGTTCGTCGTGCAGGGCCGACATGCTCAGTTCCACCCACACCACGCCGCGTGCGTGACTTTGCAGGCGCAGGGTCTGCATGGCGCTGTCCTGCTCGCCGCTGAGCAGTGGCTGGGCGAGGGCGGTGTAAAGGTCGCGATCCTCGGGATGAACCTGCTGCAGCAAGGTGACCAGCACCAACGCCTCGGGCGGTTGGCCCATCAGCTGGCAAAATTCCCGGTTGGGTTCGTAGATACGGCCATCCAGGCTGAGAATGGCCTTGCTCGAAGGGCCTTCTTGAAACACCGTGCGAAAGCGTTCGGCCGAGGAAGTCAGGGCACTGCGTTCGGCCTCTTCGACAATGCGGGCGTCGATAGCCAGGCTGCGATGCAGCAGCTCGCGCTCGACGATCCGGGCCAGGTCGCGCAGGTGTGCCAGGTCTGCCTCGCTGAGTTGGCGTGGCCGGGTGTCCAGGGCGCAAAGGGTGCCGATGGTCAGGCCGCCGGCAAAGCGCAAGGGCACGCCGGCGTAGAAACGGATGAACGGGGCACCCACCACTAAAGGGTTATCGGCGAAGCGGGGGTCGGCTTTGGCGTCGGCGATCACCAAGGTGTCGTCGGCGTGTAGGGCATGGGCGCAGAACGCCACGTCGCGGGAGGTCTGCTGGGCGTCCAGGCCATGGCGCGACTTGAACCACTGGCGGTTCATGTCCACCAGTGAAACCAGGGCCATGGGCACGTCAAGCAGGCT includes:
- a CDS encoding xanthine dehydrogenase family protein molybdopterin-binding subunit; amino-acid sequence: MNIRIDTPDDLLKLPLGETVNLSRRRFLAGTAVGALVLGFGLPLGSARVQAAAAATAERGTQVPAFLEIRPDSTVRLLCPFMEGGQGVYTAMAQIVGEELDADPATFVLDSAPPGETYVVMENGMRITGGSMSVRMSYPTMRRLGALARAMLLQAAAEQLGVPVGELSTEPGKVLHAASGRSLAYGELAARAMDLPVPDPASVKLRDPSQFRWIGKPVRRVDAYDKSTGKAQYTIDIKVDGMLHAAVQHAPRLGMTVGSLRNEDQVKAMKGVHSVHRLPGAVAVVAERWWHAKRAVEAIQVDWQEPAADSKLRAMPADFSSDAFRERLAAETGPARDDEVAGDVAKALADAKTTVEATYHNQYLNHAQLEPPSAIARFNPDGSLDVWLPNQAPDMFRDDIAKRTGLDPARITLHSPLLGGFFGRHFLYESANPYPQAIELAKAVGRPVKLIWTREEEFLRDVHRPMAVVKFRAALDADGLPVAIEAVSATEGPTEALAGKQGEKIDPTALEGLSGKSYAIANKRIAQIYVKGPVMLGYWRSVGNSLNDFFYEAFLDELADKGGKDPFELRQHLLKDNPRLTNLLKAVEELSGGWKRGPFTAEDGSKRARGIAMASPFGSEAAVIAEVSIENGQVKVHDIWQAIDPGSIVNPAIIEAQVNGAVALGLSQALIEEAVYVDGKPRARNYDLYPILPPSRMARVHVRIVESGAKMGGIGEPPLPAVAPAVANAVARLTGQRIRSMPLSRYTFS
- a CDS encoding (2Fe-2S)-binding protein; this encodes MELRINQKTYQVEADADTPLLWVIRDDLGLTGTKYGCGLAQCGACSVLVDGNVVRACVTPVAGVVGREVTTIEAIEADEVGKRVVAAWVEHQVAQCGYCQSGQVMAATALLKHTPKPSDAQIDAAMVNLCRCGTYNAIHAAVHELAEGGKA
- a CDS encoding OsmC domain/YcaO domain-containing protein, coding for MEIKVNFLDNLRLEAKFDDFTVIADQPIRYKGDGSAPGPFDYFLASSALCAAYFVKLYCQTRNIPTENIRLSQNNIVDPENRYNQIFKIQVELPEDISEKDRQGILRSIDRCTVKKVVQTGPEFIIEEVDNLDADAQGLLMPVADSTTYIAGKDLPLEQTIANMSSILAGLGMKIEIASWRNIVPNVWSLHVRDAQSPMCFTNGKGATKEAALASALGEFIERLNCNFFYNDQFWGEEIANAPFVHYPNERWFKPGPKDALPVEILDAYCLDIYNGDGELRGSHLYDTNSGNTERGICSLPFVRQSDDEVVYFPSNLIENLFLSNGMSAGNTLAEAQVQCLSEIFERAVKREILEGELALPDVPQEVLAKYPGILAGIQGLEEQGFPVLVKDASLGGEFPVMCVTLMNPRTGGVFASFGAHPSFEVALERSLTELLQGRSFEGLNDLPQPTFESHALTEPNNFVEHFIDSSGVVSWRFFSAKADFEFVEWDFSGQGEDSNVQEAETLFGILEDMGKEVYMAVYDDLGANACRILVPGYSEIYPVEDLIWDNTNRALAFRADILNLHSLENRALRALLKRLDNCEVDDYTTITTLIGVEFDENTVWGQLTILELKLLICLALQRFEDAKELVEAFLQFNDNTVERGLFYQALNVVLEVVLDDELEMADYEVNFRRMFGNPRMDAVLGSVDGSVRFHGLTPTSLKLEGLDRHLRLIESYKKLHAARANAAK
- a CDS encoding diguanylate cyclase domain-containing protein, yielding MQIAPPPLNEAARLCFLDSLNILDTPAEENFDRITRLVGSLLDVPMALVSLVDMNRQWFKSRHGLDAQQTSRDVAFCAHALHADDTLVIADAKADPRFADNPLVVGAPFIRFYAGVPLRFAGGLTIGTLCALDTRPRQLSEADLAHLRDLARIVERELLHRSLAIDARIVEEAERSALTSSAERFRTVFQEGPSSKAILSLDGRIYEPNREFCQLMGQPPEALVLVTLLQQVHPEDRDLYTALAQPLLSGEQDSAMQTLRLQSHARGVVWVELSMSALHDEHGSPTQLVASVRDITEVRRSQLRLQQYQASLEQQVAQRTEDLQRSQTTLQAIADNLPVLIAHIDTALRYRFNNALYKEIFDLDPVHLKGRKVDEVLPTHVYEHLLPFFQKALAGERVEADDVRYNPADPRVWHTSYVPDVRQGKVEGFFVMSLDVTERKKREKSLLDQATLDPLTGLPNRAVLHHELAYALRQQIAFALYFIDLDGFKKVNDECGHETGDLLLQAASSRMLAVMRANDVVARLAGDEFIVIALSVANQAAARDIGRKLCDTLANPFRFGDTQVTIGASIGIYVRGAGGASHTPEEVLARADKAMYEAKRLGRNRCNVAPD